The sequence ttcgatattttttttttgccgaTAACGAAGTATCAGTTAAATTATCATGTAACCAATATTCTAGGATCACATCATACAGAATCTAGAAaaaaaaccatacaaaatttgatTAAATGAAGATAGCATAACAACTGAATTGAGTAAGTGTATTAACTGGGTAAAATTCTTATTTCCATTAAAGTTGACGTCTAGGGTATGAGATTCTCCAAGAATATaatgagttttttcttttttaatctcCCTATACCTCTTGTAATTGTCTACTAATATATGATACTCACCATTACAGTTCTTGTACCATTCTCATGATATGCTTATACCAAGGTTTCCAATTCTCATTTAGAGGAGTCAGAATTACATCTCTGTCCCATGTACGGTAGATACATTTACAATGTATCATTGCTACTGGAGTCAGAATTACATCTCTGACTCTATTCTagaaaagacaaaaaaaacatATCTTCTACCATAATTTATGTCTTTTCTTTCACATGTTCCAGTATACCAATGTGGGTATAATATCAACACGTCTAACCCTCTTTTCATCAGGGACCCTTCCATTGCTAACATTGTCATACTAGCTTATGTCGAGAAGTTTCTTTATCCCAATAGGTGTGACATTGTtgttaaaaagaataaaattataCATATCCACCAACTACTGTAGGTTGAATAGCTTAttgaatgcttcaaaaaaaaaatagcttaTTGAAGACTGTGAATCTCTTTTGTCACACGCTAAACTATATTGGTTCATTAATATCATCAACGTAGCACAAAATTATAATAAAAGTGGAAAGTCATTTCTGACTCATGGAAACTTTTATGAGTTTATTTCCACAAAAGTTGAGGCGTGCTTTTAATTACAACATATCATTGTAGAAGTTATTGACTCATTATATTCTAACAAGTGGATTACGCTCCCTGAACATTCAAGTTTTAGGGGAAAATGAATGTTTCGACAAATTTTCTTCCGGACATTTCACACTCTGAAGTCAATATGTCGCCTTAAAACGTATTTCCTTCGTCCCATTTTAGATGAAGGTTTAGACTTTTTTACAAGTCACATATTACTTAaaggttttcatatttttttccaAAACTCTCTCCTTGCTTTGAAATCATACACAAACTTAAAATAATACAGGCTCaacttccaaaataaaattcttaaagaATCCATTAGGTTGCAAATTTACACTAGAATCTAGGAATTAAAAACTATgagatttaaatattttatgaggTATTACTGAGGATAGATATGGAAAATATTTAATTTCTTTCCATTTCCTTAATTGCGTAAAAATACCCACACCTTTATCTAAACTGGGACCGAGGAAGTAGAAGAAGGCATGACTTCATCTTTGAATGGTGCATTGTCATAGGTAGAACATAAGTAGAAGAAGACATGACTTCATCTTTGAATGGTGCATTGTAATAGGTAGAACATTTTTATGAAGTATTGTGATTGTGCACGCAAACTTCCATATAAAAGACCCTTTAATAGTGCTCAAGCACTTTtaagtaaaaaagaaaagatcAAACTCAAATCGAATCGGtttaatgattaagttgttggATGGTTAAATTAAGCCAGTCAGGGTTAATCAATTTGTTGACCGGGACCTGAACACAACTCTCTGGAAGAAAAAAGTTGACCAAAAACTGTGAAGTGTGTCCGTTATAGAAAGGCTAACCATCATATGAGCAATAACAACAATATCTCACTCTACGGGAGAAGAATCATCAGTAGTTGATTGGAGCTTGGTTCAGTTCTTTCAGTTTCAAGGTTAAATGTGGTTTAGAATTAAAAGGTATCAAATATGAATAcataaaagaagatttgatgaaCAAGAGCGAAATGTTATTGAAGTATAACCCTGTTTATAAAAAGATACCGGTTTTTGTTCATGGTGAAAAGCCAATTTTAGAGTCCATGGTTATCCGTGAATACATCGAAGAGACTTGGCCGAACGATTATCCGTTACTACCGAAAGATCCATACGAGAAATCGATTGCAAGGTTTTGGATTAAGTTCAGTGATGAAAAGGTATAAATTGTAGTCAAATACTTGATTTAAGTTCAAAAGTGTTTACTTTATTATCTCATAATAACTCCATTTCTCATTGTGGTTTTCGTTTGTTTGCAGGGTATGATCTTTAGAACTTTTTTCAAAACACCATCTGGTGAAGAACATGAGAAGACCAAAGGAGACATTATGGAAATACTGAAAACCATAGAAGAACAAAGTGCAATTGGAAATGATAACAAGTTTTTTGGTGGTGATAAGATTAATGCTGTTGACTTGGCATTTGCATTTGTAGCTCACTGGTTTGAACCTATGGAAGAAGTAGCAGGAGTGAAGCTTCTTGAAGCTCATAAATTCCCTAAACTGCATGCCTGGACTGAAAGATTCAAACAAAATTCtgtggtaaaaaataatctcCCAGACACTAACGAATTGGTGGGTTTTTTCAAAGGTGTAAAAGAGTACGGGTACctgacaccaccaccaccacctcaatAAGTTATCTTTCTTAAATCTCGGTTGAGAAACTGCATCTACTGGCTTCTTGCTTTCCTTAACTAGTTGCATTTTGAATTTAGTGTGTATGCCTTTATATTTGAATGAAAATAGAGAGCATTTTGAAGTTTTATTGCGTGCATCGAAAATATTGACCAGACCAACATATTGACCAGCACTACAAGAATTATTGCAAAATATTCAACAGCACAACATTGTATTTTTCAGCTGTAGAAAGCTCAGGAGTACAGAAGAACGTTTACACAAAATCACTTGATTTATTTATCCAAACACCTAGCATTCTAAAGAATTTAGAAATTAGAAACAAACACAACAAATCTAGCTCTCCTTGGTTGAAACTTGAAAGTCTGAGTAGCAATCTCTTCATAAAAACTTTTTAACATATAAAAAAAGACTCTAGTACTGTATACACTTAAGCCGTATGTTGCCTCTTAAACTCAAGCTTAATCAACCCGCTTTAGGTATTGGGATCACACATTGTCGGTTCAGAGTGCTTCAATGTGATCAACATTCCATGAGGACGCATATTTTGAAGTGGTTTATATGGTTACTGTGTTCTCAGGTACTCCTTGGTTGCCAAGCTGGCTAAAGTTGCCCTTCTCCTTGAAGAGTTGAGTGTGGTGGTGCTTACAGTAAAGTTTGTGCTCGTGAGCAATGTAATTGGATGTGCTGATCACACAACCTCCATATGAACACCTGAAGCAAGGCCTGTGGTATGAGACTCCATCTGCTGTTACCTGCAAAAGCAACATAATTGAGAAATTGATCAATGGCTGCGTTAGAGAATGGTTCAAGTAATACTTGATTTTTGTTGTTCTGAAGTTACAgaggtcaaaaaaaaaaaaacaccaacagGCATGGTATTTGGTAACAAACTGATTCAGATATACATAGAAATTTGACATGTTGTCTTTGAAGTATTGGGAAATCAGAACTCAAGCTCCAGTGCTCCACAGTAATGGATCGAAAAGAACTAAGTCTCTCATATGAAAGGTTAGCATACTTCACTATAGTTCATTGCAGACTGTTGCAGTTAGGATACGTGTAGAGATTGTTTTACACATGGCCTATCCTACAAGCCTTTTCACTGGATTCGTTATTGATATGTGTTCAAAGATGTCCAGAGTAACaagtaaaattaaaaaaaaagagagaaattttACCTTCTCAATAGGGTACACGGTCTTCTTGCAAGCAACACACTTATCTTGAGTTCCAGCAAACATACTTGAAGCTTTGCTGCTGGAATTGCCCTATGAAATTTCAACCAAGCGATAAAATTAATAACTGAGAAACATTGATCACCATGTAACTTCTACATATAAATGCGAGGGATTCATCAAAGTTATCCGTGGAATACCTGATCAGCTGACCTGGTATGAACTTTAGGAACACCTAGAAAAGAAAATAGAGTAGATTTATATTAacataagaaaagaagaaaaagagatttTGTGAAAAGCTACTGAGAAATTGCCGCCTACTTTCGAAACTTTTATCCAAACTCCCAGTCATCTTAAACAGCTGGTCGAAATGAGGCCTGCAGTACAGAACACCTTCGAAAGAGTTGTAGTTGCTAAGCTGTAAACGAAAATTGAATATTAAAAACAAGTGAAAATAGATAGAAACGCAGGAAAAACAGACACAAAATGAACAATCAACATGTGATGCTTCAATAAGGCAACCATGAACCCCTAAAAGTAGATAATGATGAATTTACTACTCTTACTCAACTTGGCCAAGAGATCAACCATTTGTCCAAATTCGAATTAACTTATGGCTCATCACAAAAGAACATCAAATCTAATTCACAGTTCACTAATGAGCATTACCAAATGCAACATAGCAAAGAGAGAAAACAAGAACAGACAACCAAAAATTAATTAACAAAACACAACACTGTTATAGGGCAGACAAAATCATAATTCTTGATCGAATAAGAAAGTTTTGAAAGTTAATTTGGGAAGACAAAAAGAAGCACAGCCTTTCAGATAACATTCTATATTACCCTTCATTGATCAAGTGAGCAACAATCCCAAAATTACAATCAATAAGATCATATTAACCCCaatcaggatttttttttttttttttgaaattaaagaAGAATAAGTACTAGTTCAAGCATAATAAAGCAGATCATAACCAATACTCAGAAGTGATCAAGTTCAATCCATACAAAACAATAAAGCAACGAGGAGACAGATCTCCAAAACAAGAAACCCAAATCAAGTTATCATAATTTAAACAACATAGACGATCTAAAATCAATCATTGACATGGAAAGGCTGCAGATAAAAATACCAGAGCAGAGTAcaatagttttatatatatataccttgagAGTACCCTTGCAGTGATGACAACGAAAACAAGCTTTGTGATAAACTTTGTTATCAGCAGTGAGTTGATCAACCAGGTAGACTGTTTTCTCACAGGCTTTACATTTCTGGGTTGTTCCTACAAAAGTTGCcatttctcttctttctctttaaaAAATAAATCACTCTTTTTAATTTATTTCTGTTTTGATAAGAATGAAGAAGTTGAAGAGAAGAGAATCAAGAGATTAGTGGGAATATGTAAGAGAAAGTAGATGAGAATCTGTCTGTCTATGAAAAATCCCAGCTCAGAAGATGATGGTCAGACATAAGGGCAGTCTACTGACCTTTTATAATCAACAAAAGGGAATCCTAgttttgaaaattaaaataagaaaataactcaTACACTGTAAAATCAATTTTTTACAGTGACTAGTtcgaaatctttttttttttttttacaaaattgaTTAAGTCGCATATCTCAATTTAATACACCATTGATGAGTGGACTAAATTCAAAAATGCTACTAATTCAATCCCAATCTAATATACATGGATCAAGTGGAGTTGCAGTGGTGGCTATGAGTTTGTGGAGACTGCATAATATCCTGTTACTATCTATTagtagcctagttagcaattcgggattcggcaaacgtacggaaccacaaacgtacgagtattatacggttttgtaaaatccagatttggtccaaaattcggtcaacgggacgtgattcgttagtaattcggaacggcatacgtacgtgtataattcgatttataaatgtgagttcggttctgaaaattcggtatctatatataacaaataatttgtatttataaggtcatagaccaatttttatgcatatgtgtgagttatttaaagaaaaaaataaacttaatatgatgatattaataatatatacaacattagttatccaagaggacgtcgtatggtggtttagatgcttggttagtgagtttgagatctctctcaccttcaccttcaaatctcttcagtcgtttttgtttcataaaaattacaacacgtctaatattcggtcgtgtatgctcgggaggcagtaaagcccaaaaagtgaggtctttgaaaagtaaaatctaaagaatttatggagaattaaacggacgtatcattcgggatacgtaaaattcgtgaacgattcgcgaataatcagggaatgccacataatacgcgacttggattcggagttgcaaacgtacgcgaataagacggtaaaattcgtgatacggaaaaattcgcgaatgactCGTGAATCATTCACGAACGATTCGTGAATCATtcacgaacttactaactaggattaGTAGAAGGTTCTTATGTTCGGATCATTGTCTGTTTGTTACTTGCCCCAAGAGTGGTGATGATCTCTGCACGCAGGAACTGCAGCTCCGACAATTTTTCCGGAGAGCTATCTATGTTCCGACAGGCAAAGTTTCTGATAAACCACCCTTGGAAGGTCTTGGGTTTGAGACGAaaattaaaacttgttcttgggttGTGGATCGTGTCTCAATGATCCAAGCTCTCCCGTATGTAAGCGGGTGATACGATTACTATTATTACTGGTTTCTCCCATGTCTAATCGGGCGTTACTACTGTCACTGGTTTCTAGTACCGTGATTCTGTTAACTGAGACTCTATTATTGAAGATTCGTCACTTGGTCATGTTTGAAAGTTACTTGCAGTCGGTCCTGTTGTTGTTCTTAATTTGTTGTGTCCTGTAATTTCAGGTTAATACCTGCTTTATCTATTAAAAATTTTTTATCTATTAGTAGAAACTAGGAGGAAGTCATACAGTGAAATAAGCTGGTTTTGAACTTTGATCATTAAAgcagaaggctattattggggcgtcacactccaatagaggggcttcactttgATTCTTAATGTCTAAAaaaatggttatgggatatcctaacacatatacaaaatgtctagattaccttttaactaaaataaaaacttaaaaaccttagaagtgattttacgttcaggtttggattaattccaaccgttgAATTTTAttcgcatgtagttttacgtccaggtttggattagttccaaccgtagaagctcattttacgtccagttttcttttaattccaaccgtagaatccgattttacgtccagttttcttttaattccaaccgtagaagtgattttactccaggtttgaattatttccaatcgtagaagtgattttacgtccaggtttggattaattccaaccgtagaattttatttgcatgtagctttacgtccaggtttgaattagttccaaccgtagaagctcattttacatccaggttctttttaattccaaccatagaatctgattttatgtctagttttcttttaattccaaccgtaaaagtgattttacgtccagatttggattatttccaaccgtaaaagtgattttacgtccaggtttggattatttccaaccgtagaagtttattttacggccagtttttcttcccacaaaaactttgtcccagaattcatcaagtgtacaacaaaattcattaatttaatttttatctaattaaattaaattaaaattaactatataagggttgtttagtcattacaaaattattttagataaggggtttttgatattacttacgagtgacccgtttttgtcctattaagtaacgcccctctaatggaatatGACGtaccaataatagccttcttaaaGTATTGCCGATTGCTTTTATATTTTAATATTACATTAAACAGTTCATTGTCATGTTGAATGAACAGGTCATTATAATGGTATAAACAGCTCCATACAATCTGTTTTAGGAATTAGGAGGAGCAAGTAATGAATAAAGGGGGTGTGGTGTAAAATGCGATggagttgtttgttcttctttgtCTCCAATTATTTCAAAAGAAGGTAAGAGGAATAAATGCATGAGACACTTGGACAGCAACAAGGATTAAGACACTTGGACAGCAACAAGGATTAAAGGTGGACACACTTTCACTTCCTCCCTGCCACCTTTAGCTTCATTACCTTTTGTTTGTTGGATTTCGGgtgttttgattttggttttaaccTAGGGTATTCAAGTTATCATGCACCCATTTTCTGTTTCACTCCTTTGTCTGTTCTTGATTACACAGTCACTGCTCATCATTGTCTGGTTTAGAGACATACAGAGGTTAGGTCAGTGAACGGTGAACCCCTCCCGGGAAGTTGTTAGATACTGCCATACTGAAAATTGTTGGTTTTACCTCATGCAAGTAACCTACCCTGTTGTCCAATTTCAAAGGAAAATACTCGCATCAAATTTGCTATGACCAATTGGCCACAGTAAATGTTAAGACTTACTTGGCTGAAGTGTGCATCCTTGTCACATTTGATTTGTAAATCAGATATGTCGACGAAATTGCACGTATAC comes from Papaver somniferum cultivar HN1 chromosome 7, ASM357369v1, whole genome shotgun sequence and encodes:
- the LOC113294985 gene encoding probable glutathione S-transferase; this encodes MTSSLNGAFFKVKCGLELKGIKYEYIKEDLMNKSEMLLKYNPVYKKIPVFVHGEKPILESMVIREYIEETWPNDYPLLPKDPYEKSIARFWIKFSDEKGMIFRTFFKTPSGEEHEKTKGDIMEILKTIEEQSAIGNDNKFFGGDKINAVDLAFAFVAHWFEPMEEVAGVKLLEAHKFPKLHAWTERFKQNSVVKNNLPDTNELVGFFKGVKEYGYLTPPPPPQ
- the LOC113297967 gene encoding LIM domain-containing protein WLIM1-like, whose amino-acid sequence is MATFVGTTQKCKACEKTVYLVDQLTADNKVYHKACFRCHHCKGTLKLSNYNSFEGVLYCRPHFDQLFKMTGSLDKSFESVPKVHTRSADQGNSSSKASSMFAGTQDKCVACKKTVYPIEKVTADGVSYHRPCFRCSYGGCVISTSNYIAHEHKLYCKHHHTQLFKEKGNFSQLGNQGVPENTVTI